Proteins from a genomic interval of Haemorhous mexicanus isolate bHaeMex1 chromosome Z, bHaeMex1.pri, whole genome shotgun sequence:
- the LOC132322540 gene encoding urea transporter 2-like, producing the protein MENCVDVKIETKGERMPMKQNPLSTGGKSFCRAVGYLTGDMKDFGTWLKDKPLVIQLLDWVLRGISQVMFVNNPLTGLAILAGLLLQNPWWTLTGCVGTVVSTLTALILGQDRSAIAAGLYGYNGVLVGLLMAVFSADGDYNWWLLLPVALVSMTCPIFTSALSAVFSKWDLPVLTLPFNLALTLYLAATGPHNLFFPTTVIRPAAATPNITWADAEITRLLQSIPVGVGQVYGCDNPWTGGIFLIGLFISSPLICVHTMIGSAVGMLAGLSLATPFNQIYSGLWGYNSCLACAAIGGMFLALTWQTHLLAMACALFSAYLGAAVTHMLSVFGLPPGTWPFCLSALTFLLMSTNHSAFCRLPLSKVTYPEANRACYLMMKKHEKSCCEA; encoded by the exons ATGGAAAACTGTGTTGATGTCAAGATAGAAACCAAGGGGGAAAGAATGCCAATGAAGCAGAATCCACTGAGCACAGGTGGGAAGagtttctgcagagctgtgggttACCTCACTGGAGACATGAAGGATTTTGGAACCTGGCTGAAAG ACAAACCTCTCGTGATCCAGCTCCTTGACTGGGTGCTGCGTGGGATATCCCAGGTGATGTTTGTCAACAACCCCCTCACTGGGCTGGCCAtcctggctgggctcctgctgcagaacCCGTGGTGGACCCTCACAGGATGTGTGGGAACAGTTGTCTCAACTTTAACAGCACTTATTCTGGGTCAGGACAG ATCAGCCATAGCAGCAGGCCTGTATGGATACAACGGGGTCCTGGTGGGATTGCTGATGGCTGTCTTCTCTGCTGATGGAGACTACAACTGGtggctcctcctgcctgtggCACTGGTGTCCATGACCTG CCCTATTTTCACCAGTGCTTTAAGTGCAGTTTTCTCTAAGTGGGACCTGCCTGTTCTCACCTTGCCTTTCAACTTGGCCTTGACCCTCTACCTGGCTGCTACAGGACCACACAATCTCTTCTTCCCTACGACTGTCATTCGTCCTGCAGCGGCAACACCGAACATCACCTGGGCAGATGCTGAAATCACAAGG CTCCTGCAGTCCATCCCAGTCGGCGTGGGCCAGGTTTATGGCTGTGACAACCCCTGGACTGGGGGAATTTTCCTGATTGGTTTATTTATCTCCTCTCCACTCATTTGTGTCCACACAATGATCGGCTCAGCAGTGGGGATGCTGGCAG GGCTGAGCTTAGCAACGCCTTTTAACCAAATCTACTCGGGGCTGTGGGGCTACAACAGCTGCCTGGCCTGTGCTGCCATCGGGGGCATGTTCCTGGCTCTCACCTGGCAGACACACCTCCTGGCCATGGCCTGTG CACTCTTCAGTGCCtacctgggagcagcagtgacCCACATGCTGTCTGTG TTTGGGCTGCCACCTGGAACCTGGCCCTTTTGCCTGTCTGCGCTGACCTTCCTGCTAATGAGCACGAACCACTCTGCATTCTGCAGGCTGCCACTCTCCAAAGTCACCTACCCAGAAGCCAACAGAGCTTGTTACCTGATGATGAAGAAACACGAGAAGTCCTGCTGTGAGGCATAG